From Pantanalinema sp.:
GATCGTGCCCATGGAGCTCAGCCAGGGCGCGCTGAGGACCCTGTCGCTGGTCGCCGCCAAGCAGCCGATCATCCAGACGGACCTGATCCAGCTGCGGGGCTCGAGCGCCTACGATCACCTCAAGGAGCTGCTGGAGCAGGGCCTGATCGAGAAGATCCCCCAGGGCCGCTCGTTCAACCTCAAGACCACCCCGCGCTTCGCGGAGTACTTCAAGCTGGACAAGGAGCTGGTGGCAACCCACCTCTCCAACCTGAACCCCGACGACCTGAAATCCGAATAACAGATCCCCCGCCCCCCGGTGGGGCGGGGTTGAGCGTCTAACAAAACTGTTCCATCAAGCCGCTTACAGCGGCCATACCCAACAAATGCCTGGTTTTGTTAGGCGCGAGAGGGGTGGGGGGATCTAATCAAGTTCCTTACTGGTTCTCGGCCCACCGCAAGAGCCACAGGGGCATCGGCGCCACCCGGGCCCCGGGCTCGAGCTCCTCGAGCTTCTGGTAGAAAACCTCGACCGGAGCCAGGGTCAGGGTCTCCTCCCCGAGCACCGTCAGCTCCTGGATGAAGGCCGGGCCGAACGTCTGGCAGATCAGCATCGTCGGTTGCTGGCCGAGGGTCACCCCGAAGCTCCCGTAGGCGCGGCAGACCACGGGCCGCACCTCGTACACCCCGCACCGGCCCTCCTCGTCGAGGAACGCGCAGCGCACCGGCAGGCCCTCGTGCGGGGCCCCTTCCTCTCCGAACTCGGAGCCGGCCCAGAAGGCCGAAAGCGCTTCGAGCTGCGCCCGGTGGGGCGCGTACACGGCCCGGGCCTGCTCCTTGAGCGCCTCGCGAACCTCGATCGAGAGGGTGGAATCCAGGTGCCGCGCGATCGCCCGCCATTCCAGCTCGGACACCCTGAAGAGGATCTCCTCGCAGCAGTGGCTGCAGCCCGCCTTGCAGGGCAAGGTCGGGTAGGCCTGGGAGAAGGCGAAACAGAGGTAGTCCAGGACCGTGTAGAGGTCATCCCACTGGCCGCTCTGGCCCACGTTGCCGACCTTGTCGAGCAGCTGGCGGCTTTGGCGGATGACGGTTTTCAGGTGCGCGGCGTCCATCCCGCCAGTCTGCCAGCGATGGCCCGAAGCGTCAACGCTGCCCGGCGTGGCCGATACCGCTCGCTCGTACGTTGCATTGCCCGGGATCCGACCTATAATCGGACCATGAACGCGCAGACGATCGAAAAGGGCTTCAATCCTTATCGGTGGATCGCCACGACGCTGGCCAGCACGTTTCACTACGACCTGGACCCCACGCGCCGCCTCGTCACCCCCGAGCCGGCCGACCTTCACACCACCGAACACCTCGTGCTCACCCCCGGCGACTGCCGGATCCCCGGCATGCTCTTCCGCCCCAAGGCGGCGAGCGGCCAGGCCGTGCTGCTGGGCCACGGGACGGGGGCGGACCTGCTCCTGCCCAACTATCGCCTGATCGAGACCATGCTCGCGCGCGGCATCACCGTCATGACCTTCGAGCTGGACGGCCACGGCGACAATCCCCGGCCCCTGGGCTATCCCTCGTGCCTGGGGTGCGTTCCCCTGGTCCTCTCGCACCTGCGCCGGCTCGAGGGGGTCGACCCCGATCGGATCGGCTACCTGGGCATGAGCCTGGGCAGCGTCATGGGGCTGCACGCGGCCTTCGAGGCCCCCTGGCTCAAGGCCATGGTCCTCATCGCCACCCCGCTCAAGGTCGAGCTTTCCGAGCGATCGCGCCTCGCCGAGGCCCTCGGGCTCCTGCACCCGACCCTCGTGCCGACCCTCACCGAGGCCTCGGTCGATCACCTGCTCGGCATCCTGATGAACCCGGTGCGCTTCGACGACGAGAAGGCCTATTCCCTCCTGGACCGGGAGTGCTACGAGTCGGTGGGCAAGCTGATCGAGGCGCTCGACCCGCTCGCCAAGGCCAGCGAGCTCTCGGCCATCCCGACGCGGCTGATCCACGGCGAGTGGGACAACGTCGTGCCCCTGGAGACGGCTTACCGGCTGCTCGATGCCCTTCCCGGCCCGGCTGACCTGGTCACCATCCCGCGCAAGAACCACCTGACCCTGCTCTTCCACCAGCCGACCGCGATCGCCGCCTGCGAGTGGTTCGAGGAGCACCTCTAACCTACGCTAGCGCGGCCCGAGTTCGTAACCGGGCGCCTCTGCCCACAGCCGCCGAACGTCGACCCCGGTCTTGCGCGTGAGGGCCTCCAGGTGGCGGGTGATCTCCGCCTCGTCCAGCTCCAGCTTCGGCTCGACCACGCTCATCAGCTCGGGAACCGGAAGGCCCGTCTCGGCATGAAGCTCGGAATAGGTGGCTCCGTTCTCGATGCGCTTGGCCAGCCACACCTGGAAGGCCCGCATGATGGGCTCGACGCTCAGCGTCTCCAGGAGCTTCGATTTGGAGTGGGCCTCGGTGGACCTGGCGAGGACATCGAGGATCTTGTTGATGCGCGGATCCGAGAAGCGGACCTGCACGGTCGGAATGCGCGACGGCATTTAACTTCTCCCTTCCATTCGAGCGGCATGCACCGCCAGCAGAGCCAGGGGCTCATGGGCCAGCAGCATTGAGATGTGCCGCCCCTGTACCAGCGCCTTGATCTTCGAAACGGCGACCATCGGATCCTCCTCGAGCCTGATGGTGCGCATGGCCAACCAGAGAGGAACGCTCATCACCGGCAAGCCCTTCTTCACCGCCCACTGGTAGGCCTTCGTCTCGTCGATGAGCGGGATCAAATCTCCCATCTGCTCGGTGGCCAGGCTCAAGACCGCCTTTTCACCTGCATGAAACTCGGGAATCAGGGGGCCCCCCGGATCCAGCGCGCGCGCCGTTCCGGAGAGGAGCGCCAGCTGCAGGGCCTGCCCGGAAACCGAGCTCGGGGTACGATCGCCCACTCCGAGCTCGTCGCTGACGGCGCGCGTGACCGTCACGTCGAATTCGGAAAGCAGCTCCGGATGGGCCCGTACCATGCCGGCATGAACCCAGAAAGAGGTATCGACCGAGGCGATTTCCCGCTTTGCCATGGCCTCATCATAGGCGAATCCGATTCACCTTTCAACAAGAAAGTGAATAATAGTGATTCACCTGACGTTCTCGAGGCGTCAGTTCGCCCGTGCGATCGCCTCCAGCAAGCCAGCAAGCCCCGGCTCCCGCGCCTCGCAGCCGACCTCGTACCCGCTCTGCCGGATCGCCCGCGCGGTCGAGGGGCCGATCGCCGCCAGCCGCACCGTCGAGGGCACCCGCTCGGGCGCGATCGCCTCGAGAAGCTCGATCCAGGTCGAGGGGCTGGTCAGGGCGATCCAGTCGATCCCGCCGTGCCGCAGGGCCTCTTTCAGGCGCCCGGCCTCCTCGGCATCCATCCCCGGAACCGTCCGGTACGCGACGGGATCCTCCACCCGGGCTCCGGCCTCGCGCAGCAGGGTCGCGAGCGTCTGGCTGGCGCGATCGCCCCGCGGGAAGATGAAGCGCTTGTCGTGCAGGTCCTCCTCGGCGCGCAGGGCCTCGGCGAGCCCCACGGCGGTCGCCACCTTCGGCACCAGGTGCGCCGGATGGCCCTGAGAAGCCAGGGCCTCGGCCGTGCGATCGCCCACCGCCGCGACCCTGAGCGTCGAGGGCATGCGCGCCCCGCGCTCGCGCAGGCGCGCGAAGAAGGCCTCCACCGCGTTCACGCTGGTGAAGGCCGCCCAGGCATAGGCGTCGAGCGTATCGAGGGCCGCATCGAGCGGGGCCCGGTCCCCGGGCGGGGAAATGGCGATGGTCGGCATCACCCGCACCTCGGCCCCCAGGGCCTCGAGGCCCGAAACCAGCTCGGCGGCCTGCTCGCGGGGCCGGGTCACCAGGACCCGGCGACCCTCCAGAGGTCGCACCATTTATCCCCGCCCCCCGGTGGGGCGGGGAGTAAGAATCCAAGAACCCCGCATCGGATGATCACACCGTGCGCATGGCGAGCAGCTCGTGCCCGCCCAGCTCCAGCAGCTCCTGGCCCAGGGTCTCGCCGAGCACCTCGGGCTTGGCCATGGGGCCTTCCAGGGTGCGGCGGATCAGGCGCGAGCCGTCCGGGGCCGCCACCACGCCCTCCAGGTGGAGGTGATCCCCGAAGAGGCGGCCGTGGGCCCCGATGGGCGCCTGGCAGCCGCCCTGCATGGTCCGAAGCAGGGCGCGCTCGGCCACCACCGCCGCGCGGGTGCTCGCGTCGTCCAGCCGCGCGACGATCTCGGCGAGCGCGGCGTCGTCGGCGCGCAGCTCGACGGCGACCGCCCCCTGCGAGACCGCAGGCAGGCACACCCCCATGGGGATGCGGGCGGTGATGCGCTCTTCCCAGCCGAGGCGGATCAGGCCCGCCGCCGCCAGCACGATCGCATCCAGGTCCTGGTGCTCCAGCTTGGAAAGGCGGGTGTCCAGGTTGCCGCGCAGGTCCTCGAAGCGCCAGGTGGGGTTGTGGTGCCTGAGCTGGGCCACGCGGCGGATGCTGCCCGTGCCGATGCGGGCGCCGTCGGGCAGGTCGTGGATCGAGGCGTGCTTGAGCGAGACCATCACGTCGTGGGCGTCCTCGCGCGGCATGAAGGCCCCGAGCATGAGGTGGGGAGGCACGGAGCTCGGCATGTCCTTGCCCGAGTGGACGGCGATGTCGACCCGACCCTCAAAGAGGGCCGCCTCCAGCTCCGCCACGAAGACGCCCTGGCCGCCCACCGCCGCGAGCGGCACGTCCTGGCGGCGATCGCCCTCGGTCCGGATGATCTCGATGTCGCACGAGATTTCCGGGGCCACCGCGCACAGGCGGCTGATGACCCAGTTGGCCTGCCAGAGCGCCAGCGCGCTCCCCCGGGTCCCTACCTTGATTCGACGGCCTTGCATGAAAAATCCTCGCTAGAAGGGGGGTTTGATCCAGTCTAGCAAGGGCGCCCGGCGCCGTAAACGTCTCGTTCGCTCCGTTTGGCGCGCCCGGCCAGGGGTATGGATCGCGCAGGAGGACACGGATGCGATCGAAGCGCCCCGCAAAAGTCGAGCAGATCCCCTGCCTGAGCCGTCCGCGCCCCCCCCGGCCCGCATCCGGCGGCAAGGGAAAGATCCTGCTGAGGATGGACGCCGCCGCATGGGGGCGCGCCACCCGCTTCGACCTGGAGCGCCAGGGCTACGCCGTCACCAGCGTGCCCAGGCTGGACGCCGCGACGATCGCGCGCCACTCGCCCGACGCGATCCTCTTCTTCGCCCAGGCGCACGAGGCCCCGGAGGCGCTCGCGCAGCTGCCCCGGGGGATGACCGTGATCGTGGCGAGCGTGGGGGAGGCCCCTGCGGCGCACGTCGAGGCGCTGGCCGAGGCGCGGGGCTACCGGATGCTGCACAGCCGCTACGGGCCCTGCCTTCACCAGGTCATGGGCGCCCTGTCGAACTAGTCGCCGAGCACCCTCAGCACGCCGCGCGCGCGCGCGTGACGCGGCCGGGCGCTGATCATCTGGATCGCCCAGGACACGCAGTACTCCACGTCCGCCCGCAGGGAGGCCGCCGTGGCCTCCAGGTAGCCGTTCATGGC
This genomic window contains:
- the scpB gene encoding SMC-Scp complex subunit ScpB, with the translated sequence MAKTARRKAYAELTAHDLKPHVEAALFATNKPLSLDELVELTGEGKRKLQNAVNMLIADYQSREGTALEIDQSDAGWMIAVKTTYSKVVEQIVPMELSQGALRTLSLVAAKQPIIQTDLIQLRGSSAYDHLKELLEQGLIEKIPQGRSFNLKTTPRFAEYFKLDKELVATHLSNLNPDDLKSE
- a CDS encoding YkgJ family cysteine cluster protein encodes the protein MDAAHLKTVIRQSRQLLDKVGNVGQSGQWDDLYTVLDYLCFAFSQAYPTLPCKAGCSHCCEEILFRVSELEWRAIARHLDSTLSIEVREALKEQARAVYAPHRAQLEALSAFWAGSEFGEEGAPHEGLPVRCAFLDEEGRCGVYEVRPVVCRAYGSFGVTLGQQPTMLICQTFGPAFIQELTVLGEETLTLAPVEVFYQKLEELEPGARVAPMPLWLLRWAENQ
- a CDS encoding alpha/beta hydrolase, with protein sequence MNAQTIEKGFNPYRWIATTLASTFHYDLDPTRRLVTPEPADLHTTEHLVLTPGDCRIPGMLFRPKAASGQAVLLGHGTGADLLLPNYRLIETMLARGITVMTFELDGHGDNPRPLGYPSCLGCVPLVLSHLRRLEGVDPDRIGYLGMSLGSVMGLHAAFEAPWLKAMVLIATPLKVELSERSRLAEALGLLHPTLVPTLTEASVDHLLGILMNPVRFDDEKAYSLLDRECYESVGKLIEALDPLAKASELSAIPTRLIHGEWDNVVPLETAYRLLDALPGPADLVTIPRKNHLTLLFHQPTAIAACEWFEEHL
- a CDS encoding uroporphyrinogen-III synthase; translated protein: MVRPLEGRRVLVTRPREQAAELVSGLEALGAEVRVMPTIAISPPGDRAPLDAALDTLDAYAWAAFTSVNAVEAFFARLRERGARMPSTLRVAAVGDRTAEALASQGHPAHLVPKVATAVGLAEALRAEEDLHDKRFIFPRGDRASQTLATLLREAGARVEDPVAYRTVPGMDAEEAGRLKEALRHGGIDWIALTSPSTWIELLEAIAPERVPSTVRLAAIGPSTARAIRQSGYEVGCEAREPGLAGLLEAIARAN
- the hemC gene encoding hydroxymethylbilane synthase; this translates as MQGRRIKVGTRGSALALWQANWVISRLCAVAPEISCDIEIIRTEGDRRQDVPLAAVGGQGVFVAELEAALFEGRVDIAVHSGKDMPSSVPPHLMLGAFMPREDAHDVMVSLKHASIHDLPDGARIGTGSIRRVAQLRHHNPTWRFEDLRGNLDTRLSKLEHQDLDAIVLAAAGLIRLGWEERITARIPMGVCLPAVSQGAVAVELRADDAALAEIVARLDDASTRAAVVAERALLRTMQGGCQAPIGAHGRLFGDHLHLEGVVAAPDGSRLIRRTLEGPMAKPEVLGETLGQELLELGGHELLAMRTV